GCGTTGATGATGTCGTGGCCGAAATCTTAGACCCTTGGCAAGAAGCTTCAACGCAGCTGGTCATGCCCGTCACTCCCATGCCACCCATGACCGAAGAATCAATCAAAGCCGGACACGAGATCTTCTTGGGGAAAGCGTGCAACAAGTGCCATGGCAAATACGGACGTGGCGGTTCGATGGGCAACGTCGAGGTTGGGACCGATGCGTGGGGATTCAAGGCCGCCGCGGCTGATCTCTCTTCGGGCATGTTCCACGGCGGGGGACGGCCGATCGATCTCTATCGCCGCATCTATTCAGGCATCAACGGTTCGCCCATGCCTGCTTTTGCAAACACTTTTGAAGAAGATCCTGACCAAATCTGGCAGTTGGTGCATTTCATTAAAGCAACCGGTAACCGTCGTCGTGAGGGGCTTCCACCTCTAGGAGAGGCAGACATTCCGGACACTGTTTCAGCGGAACAAAGCAGCGCGGAAGAACAGCCGGAAGAATTGTCCGATGAAGCCGAGGAAGCGGATGGCGAGGACGAAGAGAGTGAAGATGATGGCGACGATACTCAGACCGAAGCAGCGGAGCCTTCAGAGGAACCAGAAGACGAGGCAGAACCGTCCACTAAGGAGGCCGCTTAGCGAGTTCTGTCATGGATACCAAATCAAAAGAGATTGAGCTTGCCGAACTGAAGCAGCGAGTCGCGGAGCTTGAGTCACAGATTGTGTCCGAAACCTCCCACCCGCCGTTTCGTCCGACAGAATACTACACAGCCTACTACGTGGTGACCGGTTTCATGCTGGGTGGCCTCGCCGCGATGGCAAGCTTGGTATTCAACATCATCGGTTCGTCACTTGCCGGAAAGCATCCCCTGGAACTGATCCGTTCGTACCTCACGTTTCCTCTGGGAGATCAGGTCTTCGACCTTCCGCCCGAGCAGAACGGGCTGATGTTGGCCATCGGCTGCTGTCTTTACATCGGTACGGGCATGGTCATGGGAATTCCTGTCTACCTCGCGTTGACACGTTGGGGGGCGGAGAAGTCACTGCCCGTGAAATTAGTCATCGCTTCGGTCGTTGCGTTGATGATTTGGGCAATCAACTATTACGGTCTGCTCTCCTGGATGCAGCCGGCAATCGTTGACATGAGCGAAGAGAATCTGATCGTCAATAAAGTTCCTGCCTGGGTGGCCGCTGCAACCCACTTAGTTTTTGGCTGGGCGATGGCTTTGGTCTACCCCTTGGGCGACTTCCAACCTTACACACGACTCACTAAAAAAGCATGAGTACGGACTCAACATCTTCGGGCCTGCCGACTGAAGCGGATGTCGCTGCTCAGCATGGCGATCTGGTCATCGAGCGCTTAGTCTACTGGTACTTCATCGCTGCGATTGGCTATCTCTTCGTTTCGATGAGTGGCGGTCTGATGATGGCATTGCAGTTGGTGCAATGGAACCCGCTTCACGATAGTGAGTACCTATCCCCGGGACGATGGCGAATGGTGCATACCAACGCCATAGCTTACGGGTTTATCGCCAATAGCTTTCTCGGTGCCCTGCATTGGGCGATCCCTAGGCTCACGCTGAAGCCGGTCCTCGATAAGCGGCTCTCCTATTTTATTTTCTTTGCGTGGCAAGTCGTCGTGCTTGCAACGGCGGTCGGTATCGTCATGGGACAGGCCCAGGGGGTCGAGTGGGGCGAGACACCCGTTTGGATTGACCCGCTGGCCCTGGCAGGCTTGGCTCTAGTGGCCGTGAACTTCATGGCACCGATCATTCAAATGAAGGGGCCACTCTACGTCACTTTGTGGTACTTCATGGCAGCCTTCGTCTGGACCTTCTTGACCTATGCGATGGGTAACTTTGTTCCTCAGTATTTCGTCTCGGGTACAAGTGCGGGTGTGAT
The genomic region above belongs to Lacipirellulaceae bacterium and contains:
- a CDS encoding c-type cytochrome; protein product: MRWFSLLGLLVTTSLLFSSGCRRVEPPRFSPGPEVVELTEEIDDEEELAEYKKLQDDIAVILAQRTGTPDKPIMLGSDQTTDELQHGYALYARYCTQCHGVNGDGNGPVAVSLNPKPRNYRQGIFKFTSTPYGSKPRFSDLAYTIKRGVIGTSMPSFDRFSEEQVNAVVSYVVALTHRGELERELAMIAYDDGELPDEEGVDDVVAEILDPWQEASTQLVMPVTPMPPMTEESIKAGHEIFLGKACNKCHGKYGRGGSMGNVEVGTDAWGFKAAAADLSSGMFHGGGRPIDLYRRIYSGINGSPMPAFANTFEEDPDQIWQLVHFIKATGNRRREGLPPLGEADIPDTVSAEQSSAEEQPEELSDEAEEADGEDEESEDDGDDTQTEAAEPSEEPEDEAEPSTKEAA